A single Dreissena polymorpha isolate Duluth1 chromosome 14, UMN_Dpol_1.0, whole genome shotgun sequence DNA region contains:
- the LOC127857148 gene encoding uncharacterized protein LOC127857148 yields MSTSEEADIERYLKESVKSYKECSVKNSARRNSLQKKTLGIESERRLANSKLSREERLVKDQLRHMNMEKAKNHLVNNLRDAHEQEHHRKTSREEKKHHELPIPVEPYPITFRETPRSPEQDRRHQESGKAYAANGRRRQSREFEDLSLNTSPKGPLFNIKEVREEESRRRRTYSMSAAHQIMARKHLSLSRHAGKFITPSGSPQLLRTRKISTGSKTGGNSSGSSKESLNDSKERIHSLNDLHWIGEPEAINSIRRPRLTVDQQELESEMHKLRVT; encoded by the exons ATGTCGACATCAGAAGAAGCTGACATCGAGAGATACCTTAAAGAAAGTGTCAAGAGTTATAAAGAATGCTCCGTAAAAAACTCTGCAAGACGGAACTCGCTACAGAAAAAAACTCTGGGAATAGAATCTGAGCGTCGATTAGCCAATAGCAAACTGTCGCGGGAGGAACGCCTGGTGAAGGACCAGCTGCGACATATGAACATGGAAAAGGCTAAAAACCATCTTGTCAACAATCTTAGAG ACGCCCATGAACAAGAGCATCACCGAAAGACCAGTCGAGAGGAGAAGAAGCACCACGAACTTCCGATCCCTGTGGAGCCGTATCCGATAACCTTCCGTGAGACGCCCAGGTCACCGGAACAAGATAGAAGACACCAGGAATCAG GTAAAGCATATGCAGCCAATGGTCGTCGTCGGCAGTCCCGTGAATTCGAGGACCTTAGCTTGAACACGAGCCCCAAAGGACCGCTTTTCAACATCAAAGAAGTACGCGAGGAGGAAAGTCGACGTCGACGCACGTATTCGATGTCGGCTGCCCATCAGATAATGGCGCGAAAACACCTGAGCTTGTCTCGTCATGCCGGCAAATTTATCACTCCGTCCGGCTCCCCTCAGTTACTCAGGACGCGGAAAATTTCAACCGGCAGTAAAACGGGTGGTAACTCCTCCGGCTCGTCGAAGGAAAGTCTCAATGACAGTAAGGAAAGAATTCACTCCCTTAATGACCTTCATTGGATCGGTGAACCGGAAGCAATTAATTCCATCCGAAGACCACGCCTAACGGTAGATCAGCAGGAGTTGGAATCGGAAATGCACAAACTTAGGGTGACTTAG